A genomic window from Macaca thibetana thibetana isolate TM-01 chromosome 16, ASM2454274v1, whole genome shotgun sequence includes:
- the C16H17orf107 gene encoding uncharacterized protein C17orf107 homolog isoform X4 translates to MQGMLPAPKPTLGLVLREAAASLVSFGATLLEVGYWGAQDTRRSGSGSKDLCLPANPCAPNADLSPVAAAGGAATRQQRGPSPRRRGSGCSSEPGSPGRGAGDSASWGCDGRRRPASSPGSVAMPVWTGSAGVCLIPATVATAARPRNPRRTSELGMRGELGARGGGGGGGGAREALSRTVPQQSYSGDLQVTSSSSEEDGRPGTPSPSQPHPASE, encoded by the coding sequence ATGCAGGGGATGCTGCCTGCCCCGAAGCCCACCCTGGGGCTGGTGTTAAGAGAAGCCGCAGCCAGCCTCGTGAGCTTCGGCGCCACCTTGTTAGAGGTGGGGTACTGGGGGGCTCAGGATACGCGGCGATCTGGCAGCGGGAGCAAGGACCTCTGCCTTCCCGCTAACCCCTGTGCTCCCAATGCAGATCTCAGCCCTGTGGCTGCAGCAGGAGGCGCGGCGACTAGACAGCAGCGCGGGCCCAGCCCCAGACGGCGGGGATCCGGGTGCAGCTCTGAGCCGGGTAGCCCAGGCCGCGGGGCAGGGGACTCGGCAAGCTGGGGCTGCGATGGGCGCCGGCGCCCGGCTTCTAGTCCAGGGAGCGTGGCTATGCCTGTGTGGACGGGGTCTGCAGGGGTCTGCCTCATTCCTGCGACAGTGGCAACAGCAGCTAGGCCTCGGAATCCCCGGAGAACCAGTGAGCTCGGGATGCGGGGTGAGTTGGGGGCcagaggcggcggcggcggcggcggcggggctaGGGAGGCACTGAGCCGGACCGTCCCTCAAcagagctactcaggagaccTCCAGGTGACGTCCAGCAGCAGTGAGGAGGACGGCAGACCAGGGACTCCATCCCCGTCCCAGCCCCACCCGGCGTCCGAATAA
- the C16H17orf107 gene encoding uncharacterized protein C17orf107 homolog isoform X1, whose protein sequence is MTDASPSPSPVLPLVAAMKGTPSSLDTLMWIYHFHSSTEVALQPPLLSSLELSVAAAHEYLEQKFRELKSLEPPELNMQGMLPAPKPTLGLVLREAAASLVSFGATLLEVGYWGAQDTRRSGSGSKDLCLPANPCAPNADLSPVAAAGGAATRQQRGPSPRRRGSGCSSEPGSPGRGAGDSASWGCDGRRRPASSPGSVAMPVWTGSAGVCLIPATVATAARPRNPRRTSELGMRGELGARGGGGGGGGAREALSRTVPQQSYSGDLQVTSSSSEEDGRPGTPSPSQPHPASE, encoded by the exons ATGACAGACGCATCCCCCAGCCCTTCTCCCGTCCTACCACTTGTGGCAGCCATGAAGGGAACCCCCAGCTCCCTGGACACCCTGATGTGGATCTACCACTTCCACAGCTCCACCGAG GTGGCCCTCCAGCCCCCACTTCTGTCTTCCCTGGAACTCTCTGTGGCCGCAGCCCATGAATATCTGGAGCAGAAGTTCAGAGAGCTGAAATCCCTGGAGCCACCGGAGCTGAATATGCAGGGGATGCTGCCTGCCCCGAAGCCCACCCTGGGGCTGGTGTTAAGAGAAGCCGCAGCCAGCCTCGTGAGCTTCGGCGCCACCTTGTTAGAGGTGGGGTACTGGGGGGCTCAGGATACGCGGCGATCTGGCAGCGGGAGCAAGGACCTCTGCCTTCCCGCTAACCCCTGTGCTCCCAATGCAGATCTCAGCCCTGTGGCTGCAGCAGGAGGCGCGGCGACTAGACAGCAGCGCGGGCCCAGCCCCAGACGGCGGGGATCCGGGTGCAGCTCTGAGCCGGGTAGCCCAGGCCGCGGGGCAGGGGACTCGGCAAGCTGGGGCTGCGATGGGCGCCGGCGCCCGGCTTCTAGTCCAGGGAGCGTGGCTATGCCTGTGTGGACGGGGTCTGCAGGGGTCTGCCTCATTCCTGCGACAGTGGCAACAGCAGCTAGGCCTCGGAATCCCCGGAGAACCAGTGAGCTCGGGATGCGGGGTGAGTTGGGGGCcagaggcggcggcggcggcggcggcggggctaGGGAGGCACTGAGCCGGACCGTCCCTCAAcagagctactcaggagaccTCCAGGTGACGTCCAGCAGCAGTGAGGAGGACGGCAGACCAGGGACTCCATCCCCGTCCCAGCCCCACCCGGCGTCCGAATAA
- the C16H17orf107 gene encoding uncharacterized protein C17orf107 homolog isoform X2 translates to MTDASPSPSPVLPLVAAMKGTPSSLDTLMWIYHFHSSTEVALQPPLLSSLELSVAAAHEYLEQKFRELKSLEPPELNMQGMLPAPKPTLGLVLREAAASLVSFGATLLEISALWLQQEARRLDSSAGPAPDGGDPGAALSRVAQAAGQGTRQAGAAMGAGARLLVQGAWLCLCGRGLQGSASFLRQWQQQLGLGIPGEPVSSGCGSYSGDLQVTSSSSEEDGRPGTPSPSQPHPASE, encoded by the exons ATGACAGACGCATCCCCCAGCCCTTCTCCCGTCCTACCACTTGTGGCAGCCATGAAGGGAACCCCCAGCTCCCTGGACACCCTGATGTGGATCTACCACTTCCACAGCTCCACCGAG GTGGCCCTCCAGCCCCCACTTCTGTCTTCCCTGGAACTCTCTGTGGCCGCAGCCCATGAATATCTGGAGCAGAAGTTCAGAGAGCTGAAATCCCTGGAGCCACCGGAGCTGAATATGCAGGGGATGCTGCCTGCCCCGAAGCCCACCCTGGGGCTGGTGTTAAGAGAAGCCGCAGCCAGCCTCGTGAGCTTCGGCGCCACCTTGTTAGAG ATCTCAGCCCTGTGGCTGCAGCAGGAGGCGCGGCGACTAGACAGCAGCGCGGGCCCAGCCCCAGACGGCGGGGATCCGGGTGCAGCTCTGAGCCGGGTAGCCCAGGCCGCGGGGCAGGGGACTCGGCAAGCTGGGGCTGCGATGGGCGCCGGCGCCCGGCTTCTAGTCCAGGGAGCGTGGCTATGCCTGTGTGGACGGGGTCTGCAGGGGTCTGCCTCATTCCTGCGACAGTGGCAACAGCAGCTAGGCCTCGGAATCCCCGGAGAACCAGTGAGCTCGGGATGCGGG agctactcaggagaccTCCAGGTGACGTCCAGCAGCAGTGAGGAGGACGGCAGACCAGGGACTCCATCCCCGTCCCAGCCCCACCCGGCGTCCGAATAA
- the C16H17orf107 gene encoding uncharacterized protein C17orf107 homolog isoform X3, whose protein sequence is MTDASPSPSPVLPLVAAMKGTPSSLDTLMWIYHFHSSTEVALQPPLLSSLELSVAAAHEYLEQKFRELKSLEPPELNMQGMLPAPKPTLGLVLREAAASLVSFGATLLEISALWLQQEARRLDSSAGPAPDGGDPGAALSRVAQAAGQGTRQAGAAMGAGARLLVQGAWLCLCGRGLQGSASFLRQWQQQLGLGIPGEPSYSGDLQVTSSSSEEDGRPGTPSPSQPHPASE, encoded by the exons ATGACAGACGCATCCCCCAGCCCTTCTCCCGTCCTACCACTTGTGGCAGCCATGAAGGGAACCCCCAGCTCCCTGGACACCCTGATGTGGATCTACCACTTCCACAGCTCCACCGAG GTGGCCCTCCAGCCCCCACTTCTGTCTTCCCTGGAACTCTCTGTGGCCGCAGCCCATGAATATCTGGAGCAGAAGTTCAGAGAGCTGAAATCCCTGGAGCCACCGGAGCTGAATATGCAGGGGATGCTGCCTGCCCCGAAGCCCACCCTGGGGCTGGTGTTAAGAGAAGCCGCAGCCAGCCTCGTGAGCTTCGGCGCCACCTTGTTAGAG ATCTCAGCCCTGTGGCTGCAGCAGGAGGCGCGGCGACTAGACAGCAGCGCGGGCCCAGCCCCAGACGGCGGGGATCCGGGTGCAGCTCTGAGCCGGGTAGCCCAGGCCGCGGGGCAGGGGACTCGGCAAGCTGGGGCTGCGATGGGCGCCGGCGCCCGGCTTCTAGTCCAGGGAGCGTGGCTATGCCTGTGTGGACGGGGTCTGCAGGGGTCTGCCTCATTCCTGCGACAGTGGCAACAGCAGCTAGGCCTCGGAATCCCCGGAGAACCA agctactcaggagaccTCCAGGTGACGTCCAGCAGCAGTGAGGAGGACGGCAGACCAGGGACTCCATCCCCGTCCCAGCCCCACCCGGCGTCCGAATAA